A single Xiphias gladius isolate SHS-SW01 ecotype Sanya breed wild chromosome 22, ASM1685928v1, whole genome shotgun sequence DNA region contains:
- the sec61b gene encoding protein transport protein Sec61 subunit beta, translating into MPGPAASATNVGASGRSPSKTVAPRAAGSTVRQRKATSSGTRSGGRTTGSAGTGGMWRFYTEDSPGLKVGPVPVLVMSLLFIASVFMLHIWGKYTRS; encoded by the exons atg CCTGGACCAGCAGCAAGTGCAACCAATGTTGGGGCGTCTGGCCGTTCCCCCAGTAAGACAGTGGCTCCCCGCGCAGCAGGCTCCACAGTCAGGCagag GAAAGCTACCAGCAGTGGTACACGCAGCGGCGGCAGGACCACAGGATCAGCTGGCACTGGTGGCATGTGGCGCTTCTACACAGAAGACTCGCCAGGCCTCAAAGT CGGCCCGGTGCCAGTGCTGGTGATGAGTCTGCTCTTCATTGCTTCAGTCTTCATGCTGCACATCTGGGGGAAGTACACCCGCTCTTAA